From a region of the Fischerella sp. JS2 genome:
- a CDS encoding non-ribosomal peptide synthetase has protein sequence MIPVLNGLQVPHHCATVVDLLRDRSITQPHQTAFTFLEDGETQESTLTYHELDQRSRAIASQLQALNLKGERALLLYPPGLDYLSAFFGCLYAGVVAVPAYPPQNKRKAPRIQAISTDAQASIALTTTAMLPTLQSILAQQTHLENIRWLVTDNLAQGLEDSWQQPDINADTIAFLQYTSGSTGIPKGVMLSHGNLLHNAAATYQFMRHSPNSKFVSWLPLYHDMGLIGGILQPLYGGFSCILMSPASFLQRPLRWLQAISRYQGTTSGAPNFAYEYCIQKITPEQRSCLDLSSWSVAFNGAEPVRQDTLERFALTFSECGFRREAFYPCYGMAEATLMVSGGSKTALPIVKTVQKSALANNQVIEVSVQIQDKDIQTFVSCGQTIPQQQIVIANPETLTRSSPNQVGEIWVSGLSIGQGYWRRQEETEQTFRAYLTDTGEGPFLRTGDLGFLDNGELFITGRAKDLIIIRGRNFYPQDIELTAERSHPLLRSSSTAAFSVEVDDEEHLVVVQELEFRAKPDINEVTTAIRQAVTEEHEVQVHAVVLIKPGTIPKTSSGKIQRRATKAAFLAGELDVVGSSISENTAYLGKENRLQRQTLLALTPEESQPLLESYLREQVARALGAALKEIHPQQPLSSLGLDSLRVFELKNQIEADLEVTVSVADFFEGLSTRSLSTKILTQLATTTSIPSISVTQVQKTTSVHPLSFSQQGLWFIHQFVPDSPAYNIPILINCQGEVNEAVVAQSLNEIIRRHEVLRTNFVVVDGQPLQVIQSARRLTLLTEDLQQVIPNQRAEQVQRLASEFAQQPFDLSSQPLLRAKLLRLDQQEYTLLLTLHHIIADGWSIGILIQELAALYAAFSRGEPSPLPELPIQYTDFAYWQRQWLQSDRIQTLLTYWKQQLGGKLPVLNLPTDRPRSPIQTFQGAQAKLVLSPTLTAELKKLSHSEGATLFMTMLAAFKVLLYRYTGQTDILVGSPIANRNQTEVKALIGYFVNVLVLRTDLANQPSFRELLSRVKSTALEAYIHQDLPFEKLVEELHLDRDLSYNPLFQVMFVLQNVPIPSPKLSDISITCQEGENGTAKFDLTLFVADTDHGLVVTAEYNTDLFNADTIHRLLGHFQTLLTGIVNNPDQCIADLPLLTAPEKQQLLVDWNDTKTEYPQNLCVHHLFEEQVERTPDAIAVVFNKETFTYRELNQRANQIAHSLQQLGVKPDVVVGICMERSLLMVIGILAILKAGGAYLPLDPAYPQERLALMLADAGVKVLLTQQHLVKKLPPHQAQVICLDTDSETFAAHNQENLVGEVKPENLAYVIYTSGSTGIPKGVMNTHLGLCNRLLWMQDAYQLTPADRVLQKTPFSFDVSVWEFFWPLLTGAILVLAKPEGHKDASYLVELIAQEQITTLHFVPSMLQVFLEAPGLENCQSLKRVICSGEALAFDLQERFFEYLDAELYNLYGPTEAAIDVTAWHCQRGSNEKIVLIGRPIANTQIYILDRNLQPVPIGVPGELHIGGVGLARGYLNRPELTEEKFIPNPLTHFELPILDSQLGDCSKNPEDCDRTQFSNPKSVLESSDQRRPPLRLSAKSQNLKFNRLYKTGDLARYRPDGNIEFLGRIDHQVKIRGFRIELGEIEAVLGQHPQVREVVVIATEDRLSERRLVAYVVPNQDHAPSIDQLRDRLREKLPEYMVPSAFVILDALPLTPNGKVDRHALPAPDSLRPELASTYQPPQSQIEQEIAKVWQTVLHLEKVGVNDNFFDLGGNSLLMVQVTNKLQAIFQRNLSVVAMFQHPTINSLAQYLSQQPEDVPAFRSMHDRAQKQMEVLNQRKNLWIKQNKKTRNQ, from the coding sequence ATGATCCCAGTTTTGAATGGCTTACAAGTTCCCCATCACTGTGCAACAGTTGTTGATTTGCTGCGCGATCGCAGTATCACACAACCACACCAGACAGCATTTACTTTCCTTGAAGACGGAGAAACTCAAGAATCGACGCTGACTTACCATGAATTGGATCAGCGCAGTCGAGCGATCGCATCTCAACTCCAAGCTTTGAACTTAAAAGGGGAACGTGCCTTACTACTCTATCCGCCAGGACTAGATTACTTAAGTGCTTTTTTTGGTTGTCTCTACGCTGGGGTTGTAGCGGTTCCAGCTTATCCGCCTCAGAATAAACGCAAAGCACCCAGAATCCAGGCTATCAGCACAGATGCACAGGCTAGCATCGCTCTCACTACAACAGCGATGCTCCCTACATTACAATCCATACTTGCACAGCAAACACACCTGGAAAATATACGCTGGCTCGTTACCGACAACCTAGCACAGGGTCTGGAAGATTCTTGGCAACAACCTGATATCAATGCGGATACCATAGCCTTTCTCCAATACACCTCAGGTTCTACAGGCATCCCCAAGGGAGTTATGCTCAGTCATGGCAACCTGCTGCACAACGCCGCCGCCACTTATCAATTCATGAGACATTCACCCAACAGTAAATTTGTCTCCTGGCTACCCCTATACCATGACATGGGACTGATTGGTGGTATTTTGCAACCTTTGTATGGCGGTTTTAGTTGCATCTTGATGTCGCCAGCATCTTTTTTGCAACGACCTTTGCGCTGGTTGCAAGCTATTTCTAGATATCAAGGGACAACGAGTGGCGCTCCTAACTTTGCCTACGAATATTGTATTCAAAAGATTACCCCAGAACAACGCTCTTGTCTTGATCTCAGCAGTTGGAGTGTAGCGTTTAATGGTGCTGAACCTGTGCGGCAGGATACTCTAGAGCGATTTGCGCTCACCTTCTCAGAGTGTGGATTTCGTCGGGAAGCCTTCTACCCTTGTTACGGCATGGCTGAAGCAACCCTGATGGTTTCTGGTGGCAGCAAGACAGCCTTACCGATTGTGAAAACGGTCCAGAAATCTGCACTTGCAAACAATCAGGTCATTGAAGTTAGCGTTCAGATACAAGATAAAGATATCCAAACCTTTGTCAGTTGCGGTCAAACTATTCCTCAACAACAAATTGTAATTGCCAATCCTGAAACATTAACACGCTCTTCACCAAATCAAGTGGGAGAAATTTGGGTATCAGGACTAAGTATTGGTCAGGGTTATTGGCGTCGGCAAGAGGAAACAGAGCAAACCTTCCGTGCCTACCTCACAGATACAGGAGAAGGGCCGTTTTTGCGGACTGGGGATTTAGGCTTTTTGGACAATGGAGAACTCTTCATCACTGGCAGAGCAAAAGATTTAATCATCATTCGAGGTCGCAACTTCTATCCCCAAGATATTGAGTTAACCGCAGAACGCAGCCATCCATTATTGCGATCAAGTAGTACAGCTGCTTTTTCAGTTGAGGTTGATGATGAAGAACATCTGGTCGTCGTGCAAGAATTGGAATTTCGCGCCAAACCGGATATCAATGAAGTCACCACTGCTATTCGTCAAGCAGTGACCGAAGAACATGAAGTACAAGTTCATGCAGTAGTTTTGATTAAACCAGGTACTATTCCTAAAACTTCCAGTGGCAAAATTCAACGTCGTGCCACCAAAGCAGCTTTTCTCGCAGGCGAACTGGATGTGGTCGGCAGTAGTATCAGTGAAAATACTGCTTATTTAGGTAAAGAAAACCGCTTACAACGACAAACTCTCTTAGCGCTGACTCCAGAAGAGTCTCAGCCACTTTTAGAATCTTATCTCAGAGAACAAGTAGCACGCGCCCTTGGTGCCGCACTGAAGGAAATTCACCCGCAACAGCCATTAAGCAGCTTGGGACTCGATTCTTTGAGAGTATTTGAGTTAAAAAACCAGATTGAGGCTGACCTAGAAGTCACTGTATCCGTAGCAGACTTCTTTGAAGGGTTGAGTACGCGATCGCTCTCCACTAAGATACTTACTCAATTAGCAACAACAACTTCCATCCCATCTATATCTGTTACTCAAGTTCAGAAAACTACATCTGTTCACCCTTTATCTTTCTCTCAGCAGGGATTATGGTTTATCCATCAGTTTGTACCTGATTCGCCTGCATATAACATTCCCATATTGATTAACTGCCAAGGTGAAGTTAACGAGGCGGTAGTCGCCCAAAGCTTAAATGAAATCATCAGACGTCACGAAGTTTTGCGAACAAACTTTGTGGTGGTGGATGGGCAACCTCTGCAAGTGATTCAGTCAGCTAGGAGATTAACCTTGCTCACAGAGGATTTACAGCAAGTTATACCCAACCAACGCGCTGAACAAGTACAACGTTTAGCCAGCGAATTTGCTCAGCAACCATTCGACTTATCCAGTCAACCACTTTTGCGTGCCAAACTACTGCGCTTAGACCAACAAGAGTACACATTGCTCCTCACCCTCCACCACATCATTGCCGATGGCTGGTCAATCGGAATTCTCATTCAAGAATTGGCAGCACTGTATGCAGCATTCTCTCGTGGAGAACCCTCACCACTGCCGGAACTGCCTATTCAGTATACAGATTTTGCCTATTGGCAGAGGCAATGGTTGCAAAGCGATCGCATCCAAACCCTGTTGACCTATTGGAAACAGCAGCTGGGTGGTAAACTGCCTGTCTTGAATCTACCTACAGACCGTCCGCGATCGCCTATCCAAACCTTCCAAGGCGCTCAAGCAAAACTAGTTCTGTCCCCAACCCTGACAGCAGAACTGAAAAAACTAAGTCATAGCGAAGGCGCGACCTTGTTTATGACAATGCTTGCGGCTTTCAAAGTCTTACTTTATCGCTATACAGGGCAGACTGATATTTTGGTAGGTTCTCCGATCGCCAATCGTAACCAAACAGAGGTAAAAGCATTAATTGGATATTTTGTCAATGTTTTGGTGCTACGTACAGACCTAGCCAACCAACCCAGTTTTAGAGAATTGCTCTCCCGGGTAAAATCAACTGCCTTAGAAGCTTATATTCATCAAGACTTGCCTTTTGAGAAGTTAGTCGAGGAACTACACCTAGATAGAGACCTCAGCTACAATCCCCTCTTCCAAGTCATGTTTGTTCTCCAGAATGTGCCAATACCGAGTCCCAAGTTATCAGATATATCCATAACTTGTCAGGAAGGCGAAAACGGCACAGCAAAGTTCGACCTGACTCTATTTGTGGCAGACACAGATCATGGATTGGTGGTAACAGCTGAATACAACACTGATTTGTTTAATGCCGATACCATTCATCGGCTGCTAGGGCATTTCCAGACATTGCTCACAGGGATTGTCAACAATCCCGATCAGTGCATTGCAGATTTACCTTTACTCACAGCACCTGAAAAACAACAACTTTTAGTTGACTGGAATGATACCAAAACAGAGTATCCGCAAAATCTGTGCGTTCATCATTTGTTTGAGGAGCAGGTAGAACGAACACCCGATGCGATCGCTGTTGTCTTTAACAAAGAAACATTCACCTACCGAGAATTAAATCAAAGAGCCAATCAAATTGCTCATAGCTTGCAACAATTGGGTGTGAAACCAGATGTGGTCGTTGGTATTTGCATGGAGCGATCGCTCTTAATGGTGATTGGTATCTTAGCCATCCTCAAAGCGGGTGGTGCTTATTTACCTCTAGATCCCGCCTATCCTCAAGAGCGTTTGGCATTGATGTTGGCAGATGCTGGTGTAAAAGTGTTACTCACTCAACAACATTTAGTTAAAAAACTACCGCCACACCAAGCGCAAGTTATATGCCTAGACACAGACAGTGAAACTTTTGCTGCTCACAACCAAGAGAATCTAGTGGGTGAAGTTAAACCAGAAAATCTCGCCTATGTCATCTATACCTCTGGTTCTACAGGCATACCCAAAGGGGTAATGAATACTCATCTGGGTTTATGCAATCGTTTGTTGTGGATGCAAGATGCTTATCAATTAACACCAGCAGATAGAGTTTTACAGAAAACACCTTTTAGCTTTGATGTCTCTGTCTGGGAATTCTTCTGGCCTTTGTTGACAGGCGCAATCCTAGTTTTAGCCAAACCCGAAGGTCACAAAGATGCTAGCTATCTAGTCGAACTGATTGCTCAGGAACAAATTACCACACTGCATTTTGTTCCCTCAATGCTGCAAGTATTCTTAGAAGCACCAGGATTAGAGAACTGTCAGAGTCTCAAACGTGTCATTTGTAGTGGAGAAGCTTTAGCTTTTGATCTACAAGAACGCTTCTTTGAGTATTTAGATGCAGAATTATACAATCTTTATGGACCCACCGAAGCCGCCATTGATGTCACAGCCTGGCACTGTCAACGGGGTAGCAACGAAAAAATAGTTCTTATCGGTCGACCGATTGCCAATACCCAGATATATATATTAGATAGAAATCTTCAACCTGTCCCTATCGGAGTTCCGGGTGAGTTGCATATTGGTGGTGTGGGATTGGCACGAGGCTATCTAAATAGACCTGAATTGACAGAAGAAAAGTTCATTCCCAACCCCTTGACCCATTTTGAATTACCGATTCTAGATTCTCAACTGGGGGATTGTAGTAAAAATCCAGAAGATTGCGATCGCACGCAATTTAGTAATCCAAAATCCGTCTTGGAAAGTTCTGATCAAAGGAGACCTCCGCTCAGACTTTCCGCAAAATCTCAAAATCTAAAATTTAATCGCCTTTACAAGACAGGGGATTTAGCACGTTACCGTCCTGATGGGAACATCGAATTTCTGGGAAGAATTGACCACCAAGTGAAAATTCGCGGCTTCCGCATCGAACTAGGAGAAATTGAAGCAGTGCTGGGACAACACCCACAGGTACGGGAGGTAGTTGTGATCGCCACAGAGGATAGACTCAGTGAACGCCGTTTAGTTGCCTATGTGGTTCCCAATCAAGATCATGCACCTTCTATTGATCAATTACGCGATCGCCTCCGAGAAAAGCTACCTGAATATATGGTTCCCTCTGCTTTTGTGATCTTAGATGCATTACCACTCACACCTAACGGCAAAGTAGATCGCCACGCCTTACCTGCTCCTGATAGCTTGCGTCCCGAGTTAGCATCTACATATCAACCTCCCCAGTCCCAGATAGAACAAGAAATAGCTAAAGTTTGGCAAACAGTACTGCATCTAGAAAAGGTAGGCGTCAACGATAACTTCTTTGACCTTGGCGGTAATTCATTATTGATGGTTCAGGTTACTAATAAACTGCAAGCTATTTTTCAGCGGAATTTGTCAGTTGTAGCCATGTTTCAACATCCAACGATAAATTCCTTGGCCCAATATTTAAGCCAGCAGCCAGAGGATGTACCTGCTTTTAGGTCAATGCACGATCGCGCTCAAAAACAAATGGAAGTGCTAAATCAACGAAAAAATCTCTGGATAAAACAAAATAAAAAGACTCGTAATCAGTGA